In one Variovorax sp. V213 genomic region, the following are encoded:
- a CDS encoding ParB/RepB/Spo0J family partition protein — protein MASTRKRLEALTAGLMLPQAAKEPSAAPASEAASVVPPSASNVVETRFPPAVGGSLAPRTGPGQMMAFRGQIQQVEGEMAALREKLSQYEGSLPTRKIDPKTIRPSRWANRHDASFSSSAFAGLKADIEHAGGNVQPILVRPIKEEPGQFEIVFGHRRHRAALELGIPVLASIWVDELGDAALFAAMDRENRERADLSNYEQGLMYQRALEEQLFPTQRQLAEALGVSHTWVRKALMVAQLPPAVVECFRSPLEISFRHAEQINAAMEKDRRGVLKRVERLRGHSLAPAMVVARLLDAKPGFERSEKLDIVSGGQKLGTLVRAKSGEITITLSPEAATDASPEALEAGIAEALRKARTL, from the coding sequence ATGGCTAGCACCCGCAAGCGGCTGGAGGCATTGACCGCCGGCCTGATGCTTCCCCAGGCCGCCAAGGAGCCGAGCGCCGCACCCGCCTCGGAGGCGGCGTCCGTGGTGCCGCCGTCGGCATCGAACGTCGTGGAAACCAGGTTTCCACCGGCCGTCGGCGGAAGCCTCGCACCCCGGACGGGCCCGGGCCAGATGATGGCTTTCCGCGGCCAGATTCAGCAGGTCGAAGGCGAGATGGCGGCGCTGCGCGAAAAGCTCAGCCAGTACGAAGGCTCGCTTCCGACGCGGAAGATCGACCCCAAGACGATCCGTCCGAGCCGCTGGGCCAACCGGCACGACGCTTCGTTCTCGAGCAGTGCCTTCGCCGGCCTCAAGGCGGACATCGAACACGCGGGCGGCAATGTCCAGCCGATCCTGGTGCGGCCGATCAAGGAAGAGCCTGGCCAGTTCGAAATTGTCTTCGGCCATCGCCGGCACCGCGCCGCGCTGGAACTCGGCATCCCGGTGCTGGCGTCCATCTGGGTCGACGAACTGGGCGATGCGGCGCTCTTCGCCGCGATGGATCGGGAGAATCGCGAACGTGCGGATCTGTCCAACTATGAGCAGGGCCTGATGTACCAGCGCGCGCTCGAGGAGCAACTGTTCCCGACCCAGCGCCAGCTCGCCGAGGCACTGGGCGTGAGCCACACCTGGGTGCGCAAGGCATTGATGGTCGCGCAGCTGCCGCCGGCGGTGGTGGAGTGCTTCCGCAGTCCGCTCGAGATCAGCTTCCGCCATGCCGAGCAGATCAATGCCGCCATGGAGAAGGATCGGCGCGGTGTCCTGAAACGCGTGGAGAGGCTGCGGGGCCACAGCCTTGCCCCCGCGATGGTGGTCGCGCGGCTGCTCGACGCGAAACCGGGATTCGAACGTTCGGAAAAGCTCGACATCGTTTCGGGAGGCCAGAAGCTCGGGACCCTGGTTCGCGCCAAGAGCGGCGAAATCACCATCACCCTCAGTCCTGAAGCTGCGACCGATGCCAGCCCCGAGGCGCTCGAGGCCGGCATTGCGGAGGCTCTGCGCAAGGCACGCACCTTGTGA